From Corvus hawaiiensis isolate bCorHaw1 chromosome 11, bCorHaw1.pri.cur, whole genome shotgun sequence:
AGCACCTTGGAGAAGGCCAGCTTCATGTGCTGGTCTACTGTTTTCAACAGGAAGTACCTgagcagcaagaacagaacACAGGACATTCAGAGGCAAGCAAGAGACATAGTCACAACAGCAAGGTAGTTACCTTTAGTCGTCATGAGCAGGCTGAAGCTCAAACCAACCACTGGGCTAAGGACTGTTCCAGCAGCAAAGTATACAAAAGCCACAGGTTCAGTCTGCCCTCTGCTAGCTCACTTCCTTGTTATACTGCATCTTCTTTGTCTGATGAGGCTACAAGTGGGCTCTGTGTGCAACCATTTGAAACTCATGATTTTGCCCTACCCAGAGCAGCAGTTTCATATCAATCCTGTTAAGGTATCTGAAGTTCTTTCATTCACCAAGATTCCCCAAGATTTGAGTACTTACTTTGTATTAAAAAACATCAGTGTAGTGAGCAAGGTGGAAGGGGAGTGAGCTCCAAGCTGCTTACACTCCCACAGCATCTCTTCTGTTACATGACTGGAGAGGATGTAACCTGCAATAATCAGAAGTCAGCATCATGCCAGGGGACAGACACAGCATGAACACAGGCAGCATTTTACAGTCTGTAAGTACTGGAGAGCATATAGATCTTaacagaaggaggaagaggagattCTCACTAATGTCAAGATTCAGTGCTCTGccaataacttttaaaatagcaGGTACAGTTAGGAAACACCTGTATATATCCATCAACCTCTAGTTGTGGAGTATACTTCTGCAACATGCCTATACATCCCAGCCCATAGAGAAAAGAATATGCACTTAAACAGCTTTTAATTAATGGCTTGACTCCACTGCAGATGCTCTTAATCCAATAATATGTGAGAGCAGGCAGGCCAGTGTAACAAATCAGTTCTTAGCCCTGTGCACAGCTTTAGTCAGCACACAGTGCCAAGTGATGTATTTGGACACATGAGTAATCCTTTGATTCTcaaattttttcccctttgtgtagaagaaaaatactacACTCCAAATACacagataaacagaaaaacagacagCAGTATGAACTCGAGGGCTTGTGGAATGTCAAAACACTGATCAAACAGCcagactgaaaacaaaaggattCCAAAACTTACAGTGCTACTTAGCCACCTAGCCCGTTACATCAGCTACTTTTCTGAACACAAGCAGTAACTTCTTCACTGATGTCCAAACATATCAAAGGGAATGAAACAATGAGAAACCAAGTTTCCATGCTCTGAAGATGCAATTCTTAATCTAGTTCTCATACAGTTCTCTGTCAAAATCTGTGTCTTCTGGAACTGCTCCCCCCATCCCTGTTGCCACAATCTCCTGATTGCAGCATTGGAGGCTTTAATCACtcattgttttttcctttgacaCTCAGTTGGTCCTGCAGACAGTATCCATCTGGCCACATGGCACTACGGCAGTGCTGTTATTATCTCCCAAAGAAACAATACATATTAGAGGCAAGATGTATTACCACTTCAGATGAGGAAACTTGGTTCAGATGAACAATCAGCTGGCTGCCAAGTAAGCCAGTCTCATGACACTACAAAGTCCCTACAATGCGCCTTCTGATAGGTGACAAGTGACAGACAAATAATGTTCACTGACAGTCACAGTGTTAGAGCCTGACAACTGCAGTAACCCCAGCATTCACTGCAAACACAACGTTTTTCTCCCTGACCAGCAGGAGCTGGCCTAGGGATGTTACATACTTCAAAAGGGTTTCTATTCAGACTACACTCATGCTTTAGGTTCAGTTTAAACATTCCAAGCTCTGGAAAGTTTTAAAGTTCTTAACAAAAGCCCTTACCAAGAGGCGAAACACGGGGCTGTATGTCCTTAAGAACTTCATGCAGCCATTCAGTGAACCGAATATAGTAGAGATCTGAGAAGATGTCATCAACTCGGCCGTTTTCAAAGAGATACTGGAAGAGATTCACAACACAGGCCAATACAGTGGGAGCAAGTGTGTTCCTCAGACCAGACCTTATCCTAAAGGCCCCCATACTCAGTCAGTCGAGCGTTTTACAGTATAGCACTGAAGACTAATACAGTTTACTTGAAGAGTGAGCACTCTTGCACCAAGGCCATTACAGGGCAGGTAATCTCAGTTACTATCATGGGAATGccaagacagaaaaaggaaaaaccataTTACAAAGTAAAGCTGATTGGATCTCACGTTTTATCTCAGGTGTGTTCACTTCATGTTATTTCACATGATTAGTGGACACTACTTTTTCAGGTTAACAACAAGGATGCTCAATTTCCCTGTCTAggttcagctctgctcctgcagctcttccagAAAGCTCATATATTCCCACAGCACGTAAGTTCTTGCCTGTTAAAGCTTCAACTAGATCTAAGTCTTGATTTTGACAGCTTCTTCAAACATCATCCAACTCTTCTCTCCCCACCAAAAAAGCTAAATGGACTTATTATTTTCACTATGATACTGAACTCAGTTATTCACAAACTTAACCTGTAGATGAAAGCATTGCTTGCACTAAGGACAAGTCATCTGATGTTTTCAGGGCTTTTTAAGCGAAGAGacttttttcatataaaattgTTGGGAAGCTTAACAGAAGCCAGAGTCTCTATTTTTATAACCAAGAGTCTCCCTACACATGCTGGCAACATGTACGGTTCTGCAGCACACAAAGCTGTCCCATCCTACCTTCTGAATACACAGGAAGATATAGTAGAGCACATCTGGATCATAGGGTTCACCATCACCATTTCGAGCTTCTCGTGTCATTAAGCACAGACCATAATTCAGCTCAGCCACAGCTGAAGAGATGAGATCTTCCTGGAACCTCAGCAGCTGACGCcctggaaacacaaaacaaagctaTATTATTTAAACCATAAAGCCATATTATTTCCTAACATTTCAGGAGAGATTTCCCACATCTCCAGCTTTGCCATTCTATCTGGCAGGTCCAGCACTACCTCATTCTCCCAGTATAGTAAAGCAAGTtgaaataaatccaaatcttAGGCTGTCAGAAATACTAAAAGATAAAACAGGCAAGAGTTTGATAGGAAGATCCTCTGCCCTGCCAAATGCGTAACTATTGCCTTCTTTTACCGTGCCCTCAGTGAAATGCTGCCCTGCAGCAACAGGAAAATAGCAACTCCATGACTGCTCTACCAGCTTGGCCAGACAGTTTGTCCATGCACCACAGTCATGCAGTGCCCTTTTCTATTGCTATCAGGTGCCCAGGTGCTCAAGGGGGCTCAGCACAGAGCTAATACATGTCCTGCGGCAGTGGGAATGCACAAGAATTAGTACTGCAGAGTAAATTGAAGTTTAAATTTAGGAACAATCACTGATTAAATGAAAGTGTTTCCCAGAGCAGTAAACGCCTAACATTTTAGTCATTCCTAATCCTGcttgaaaggaaacaaaggcCATGTTCTCATGACACTTACTTCCAATAGGTGCTAGTCTATTTTGGGcttctttttccagctctgcattCTTGGTCTGTGCCCAGCTTTTCCACACTTCAAGACCTTCTTCTGGCTTCAGAGAGTTTGGAAGTAGAAGTTCAGGTGAAGTTTGCGGCTGTGGCTGTGGTTCAACTTCAGCAACCTGAACAGTTTGAGCCtatgaaagaaaacacttcattttaTATACACACTTCAATATGCAACAGCTGGACAAAAAGCAAGAATCCCGCAATACCTGTAGCCCCAGGATACCAACCTTCTGCAATACTCCTAACAAGAAATCAATCCAAGGAATGCAACTTTTGTTGTCCAACCTGAATTGCTGCTCACAAAAGAATATTCTACACTCCAAAAACTCTTTCGGTTTGAATGGACAGATCTATCTTCAGCTCACTAAGCACTCTGAATCATCACTGAAGTCCATCTCACTACAAGATCAGCCCACAGAGACCACCAGCCCCTGAACAGGAAGGTGCCACCAGCTTTACTAACCACTGCTGCTCCACACCTAGACTGCCCTGAGGAAGGTCCTGGGTACAATCACATGCGATACACCACTGGCATCCCTCCCTATCCATGCTCTCTTCAAGCAGTATATAACAGGCACACAGAATAAATACATTCTGTTATCATCCATGATGGATAAGATTAATTCACTTGTAAGAGGTAAAAAGCAGTAAGACTAGAACACAGCATCAAAACACCAATTCAACTTCAATGCAGTGTTCTCAAAATACCAAATACTGCTAATGGGGACTAGCTACTATTGTGTGAAGAGTGACTGTATGACTTATTACAGACCTAAGGCATCTCCAGACCCTTTGGAGATTTACTTTGCAGCAAGACCTTAGGTCACCAAGAATTTCAATCTCAGACTGAAACTTATTGGTGCTATTGGTTTCCTTGACAAATCTAAAATCTGCAGCTAGCCCTCCAGCTGCACTCACTCTGCATTCTTCACTACAGCTTCTCAATTCCATGCCAGAGAGTCTCATAGCTACCTCAATTAACCGCTTTTACAGACCTTAGTCAAACTCTCACTGGCACCCTGAATGTTACAGAAATAGCAATTCTTGTATCAAAACAGTTTCGCTTTTTCCTTCCTAAGAGCTACtccaaaaagcagcttttcctttgaTACTGCTAAGTGCCAATATTAGTGAAAGTTGCTCTGACAGTCTAGAGACCATGGCATGTGAAAACAGCATAGAGACTTTTAATACCTGGACCTTACTCAGTATGAAAAACCAACAGCTGAAGAGGCAAAGTCTGCAAGAGTCTCAGACTGGAGccttccagctgcctctggttgattttttattttctgcatcagcTCTTACTAGCTTTTCACTTATCAGCCCCTGAAGCTGCAGCATGTagcacagctgcagagaaacTGACTGAAAAGGCCCAACTTTAATCAAGGCAGATGGCAACCAAGTTGTGAAGGAAAGCCTCTCTCTGCCTTAAAGAGTCCAAGGGCGAACTGACACCTTGTCTTTGTAGGAGCCAGGACTGAgcctctgctctcctccagAGTGCTGCCACATTACTCTCCAGAGACCTGAAAGCTTTCCAGAGCCAACTCCCTCCATAAGCCCAATCCAAGGGACAGTCTTCTGCCCTGACCCCACAGACACCTTGTCCAGTGCGAAGGCTGGACATAGGCTGAAGTAAATCTGCTGAACTGGCAGATGCTTCTTAACAAACTTACATTTTTCACAAATAGAGCAAAATGGCTGCAATTTTCCCAGATCCTCTAGAAGCACAATGCTAGAGGAcagtgcagggcaggcaggcaaATTCCTTCTCAGTTTCACAGTTTTGAGAGGGTCAGCTCCCGGAAGTGTGATGTTCATCTCTAGTAGCTTTACTGCCCCGCCTAGAGAGAGGGTACATCTCTCCTGGAATTGCCTATGTATTTAGGGGGGCTTATGCCCCTAAATATCTTACGTACTATTGATCCAGGAAGTTTGCTCACAACTAGTCCGATTTCGACACTTTACCTGGGTGCTGGATCTGCTGTGGATTCCATGTGCAACATAACACAAAGTAACTAATAATGACTAGTACATATTAGCACACCTTATTTGGCTGCAATTATCCCTGCCTGTCCACTGCAACCCCTGGAACAGCTCAGGAAAATATTGCAGACCTCAGAATACCCGCTATGAAGAATCTGGCAATTAGTATGTATCTATTAATTTTTAACACTAAGATCAAGACCGTACTTTCTTTTGGAAAGTTTTGAATCCTAAAACTATGTACCAACATTACTACATGATAGTCTCATACCCATCAGGAGTCAAGTGCCCTATGTCACGTTCAGGCTTCTGGGACAGATGCATCTCTGCTTCCCAGACACCAGCTGTCTGTTGGCATGCTCCCTGTCCACAACATTTTTAAGCTGTTAATCACAAACTGAGACCAAGAGGCAGTTTTAACTTACTGAGCAAGTGACTTGTAGCTGCTGTTGCTGCCCCTGCTCTTGGGGtgtgggctgctgctgctgctgctgcgggtCCCATATGTGCACTGTCTGCCCTGTATTCTGGTATGTCCCTGCTACAGCctgcactgccactggaatgtggatGTTGCCATTCATAAACTGTGCTGGAAAGATCGAATTAGCAAGAGTCTGCACCACTTCCTCATGAGAGTTCTTCACTACTGAAGTACTTCCCACCATCTTATCCTTGTCATCTTCCAGCTTCACTGTAGCCAGTGTTGTGGGCGAGCCACTGACGTGGACGGCATTGTAGGCCTCCTGAGGGATGGCAATGTGGGTTATGTTTTGCTGCTGAAGGTCACCACGTGGTTGAGCAGAGTAAACAGGGATGGTCCACGTCTCTCCAGTGGGGCTAGTAATGGTCCCAGTGGCACTGTACAGGTGGGCACTGTCCACTGTTAACAAGTCTGGCCTTAAAGAGACATAACTTTGCTGCTGGCCCTGAGGAATGGCCAGCACTGTGGCAACTGGCTGCCCTGAAATAGCATACGATACGGTAATAGGCATATCCACTTTACGTTTCTTCACTGGCTGAAGGACACTCGCAGAGCTGATCCGCCTCTCTCCCTCTCGTGGCGAGCCTTGTTGAGAAGGTGGGGGTGACAGTGCCCCGACTGTCTGGATCTGGATCTGCTGACCACCAGTAATGGCCTGTCCTGCCACAAGCTGGGCCTGGATCTGCTGGTGTTGTATGTGTTCCTCCTGTAGCTCGGCAGCCTGGATCTGTTGGGCAGTCTGCACATGCTGTACTTGGATctgagctgcctgcagctgtgaTGGGCTGGGGCTCTGAAGAGACTGACTCTGTATTGTCTGGGATGCCTGCTGCTGCGCCTGGCCTTGGATCTGCACTTGGACCTGTATTGGCTGCTCCGAAGCCTGATGGACAGAGAGCTGTGGAGAGAGCTGCTGGGCGGAGACCTGCTGCGGTGACTGCTGGACCTGGACCTGAACCTGCAATGACACCAAGCCAGCAGTTAGAGATCAGCAAATGTCAGTGATTCAACAGAGATGGTCTGTCACTCAAGATCTATGCTCCAGGTCTTTTATGCTCCCTTTTATGATTCCATATATTACTCCATTAGTAAAgatttcaggaaaatgaaacCAAGGTATTCTAGAAGTGCCTGGTTATTAACAGTGATACAGTAGATGTGTTTGCTCAGCATTGCACATGACTCTCAGCAGAGAGAGAACAGCACGTGAGCTACATCTCCACCCTCAAAGCTCTATGGACTCAAGCCAACAGATTGCATCCCTGGAATCCAAAAGTGTCTTCAAAGCTATTTGCATTGCTAAAATGTTACTTTAGCATAGGTCTTGCAATACCAGCACTTTAAGGTCACGCACATTACAATCGCAGGAACTTGCCTCATTCTTACCATGCTCTAAATGGTTTTACTGCTGCCCACCACAGTCCCAAGATGGCCACAGGATCACTAGCTGGTGACAGGCAATTTGACGGATaagtcaaaaccagcacatggCTCTTTCCTCATAAAGCATGGGAATATTACTTTGAAACCTATCATTGATAGTAACACTACTCAAGCAGGTGTCAACACAGAATGTGGCAAGTTCAACCTCAATCTTTGTCATGCATTAATGGCCTACCCCGCAGCATGATTTTTAAACTCTAGAAGAATTTCTTTGGCAATGACAAAACCAacctttttttcattatttacttattccATTTAATACCATTTATTGTCTGAACTACACAGTTGCATTTTCTAGCTCATGCACTTAGTCAATGCTGAATAACATAGACAAAATATGTTGACTTCATTTCAAAtcagttccttttcttttggggggggggggggggggggggaaacatCACACCCTCTCACATTAATGCTCATTTGTCCAAGGTCTGCCACAATACCTAGCAGCAGTCCAGCAGCACACTGAAAGCCAGGAGTCACAGGTAGCCCCCAGCACAAATTTCAGGTCTCAATACCTTCACATCCCTTGTCCAGACACTTCTCCACTTTTCTTCACATTCACACAGACAACTGGTTACATTTGCCTTGTCCTAGAAGTGATATCTCCCAGGTTCTCATGACCATCTGTTTCTCCAGGCTTCATTAACACTTTATTTTAAGGGACGGAATTAATTCCTCAACACCTCTTTCTGGAGCCAACACGGACTTATTTAGTTATAAAACTAAATGTCTTCCTACTCACTGTCCTCTCACCTTTTTCTAGCTCACTTCCTGGAGCCAGTCAGACTAATGCAGCATTTACACAGAGACAGCACACTAGCCAGCCTAACAATACCAAAAAGAACTACAATGCAGGCCTGCTGTGCACAAAATCTCACTTCCCAACATTGCTGCTAAGAAGTCTTGAAAAATGTTAAGGACCCATTTACAGCCAATTAAGAGTTGCTAAGGAAAAAACTGGGGTAGCAAAAAGCCCCACTGGCAGGCCCGATTTATAAGTCACCTCCTGttaagaattaatttatttccaggAAGAATAGGGTACAGTTCGGGTACAGTTCCTTCTGGGAACTCTGTG
This genomic window contains:
- the QRICH1 gene encoding transcriptional regulator QRICH1: MNNSLENTISFEEYIRVKARTIPQHRMKEFLDSLASKGPEALQEFQQTATTTMVYQQGGNCIYTDSTEVAGSLLELACPVTTSIQQQTQPEQQIQVQQPQQVQVQVQVQQSPQQVSAQQLSPQLSVHQASEQPIQVQVQIQGQAQQQASQTIQSQSLQSPSPSQLQAAQIQVQHVQTAQQIQAAELQEEHIQHQQIQAQLVAGQAITGGQQIQIQTVGALSPPPSQQGSPREGERRISSASVLQPVKKRKVDMPITVSYAISGQPVATVLAIPQGQQQSYVSLRPDLLTVDSAHLYSATGTITSPTGETWTIPVYSAQPRGDLQQQNITHIAIPQEAYNAVHVSGSPTTLATVKLEDDKDKMVGSTSVVKNSHEEVVQTLANSIFPAQFMNGNIHIPVAVQAVAGTYQNTGQTVHIWDPQQQQQQPTPQEQGQQQQLQVTCSAQTVQVAEVEPQPQPQTSPELLLPNSLKPEEGLEVWKSWAQTKNAELEKEAQNRLAPIGRRQLLRFQEDLISSAVAELNYGLCLMTREARNGDGEPYDPDVLYYIFLCIQKYLFENGRVDDIFSDLYYIRFTEWLHEVLKDIQPRVSPLGYILSSHVTEEMLWECKQLGAHSPSTLLTTLMFFNTKYFLLKTVDQHMKLAFSKVLRQTKKNPSNPKDKSTSIRYMKAPGMHQTGQKVTDDMYAEQTENPENPLRCPIKLYDFYLFKCPQSVKGRNDTFYLTPEPVVAPNSPIWYSIQPISREQMEQMLTRILVIREIQEALAVANASTMH